Proteins from a single region of Streptococcus mitis:
- the mutL gene encoding DNA mismatch repair endonuclease MutL yields MSHIIELPEVLANQIAAGEVIERPASVVKELVENAIDAGSSQIIIEIEEAGLKKIQITDNGHGIAHDEVELALRRHATSKIKNQADLFRIRTLGFRGEALPSIASVSVLTLLTAVEGASHGTKLVARGGEVEEIIPATSPVGTKVCVEDLFFNTPARLKYMKSQQAELSHIIDIVNRLGLAHPEISFSLISDGKEMTRTAGTGQLRQAIAGIYGLVSAKKMIEIENSDLDFEISGFVSLPELTRANRNYISLFINGRYIKNFLLNRAILDGYGSKLMVGRFPLAVIHIHIDPYLADVNVHPTKQEVRISKEKELMTLVSEAIANSLKEQTLIPDALENLAKSTVRNREKVEQTILPLKENTLYYEKSEPTRPSQAEVADYQVELTDEGQDLTLFAKETLDQLTKPAKLHFAERKPANYDQLDHPELDLASLDKAYDKLEREESSSFPELEFFGQMHGTYLFAQGRDGLYIIDQHAAQERVKYEEYRESIGNVDQSQQQLLVPYIFEFPADDALRLKERMPLLEEVGVFLAEYGENQFILREHPIWMAEEEIESGIYEMCDMLLLTKEVSIKKYRAELAIMMSCKRSIKANHRIDDHSARQLLYQLSKCDNPYNCPHGRPVLVHFTKSDMEKMFRRIQENHTSLRELGKY; encoded by the coding sequence ATGTCTCATATTATTGAATTACCAGAGGTGCTGGCAAACCAGATTGCGGCTGGAGAGGTTATCGAGCGTCCAGCTAGCGTTGTTAAGGAGCTGGTAGAAAATGCCATTGACGCGGGTTCTAGTCAGATTATCATTGAGATTGAGGAAGCTGGTCTCAAGAAGATTCAAATCACAGATAATGGTCATGGAATTGCCCACGATGAGGTGGAGTTAGCCCTTCGTCGTCATGCGACCAGTAAGATAAAAAATCAAGCGGATCTTTTTCGGATTCGTACTTTGGGTTTTCGTGGTGAAGCCCTGCCCTCTATCGCATCCGTCAGCGTTTTAACTCTTTTGACAGCAGTTGAGGGCGCAAGTCACGGGACCAAGCTGGTCGCGCGTGGGGGAGAAGTAGAGGAAATCATCCCAGCGACCAGTCCTGTGGGAACCAAGGTTTGTGTGGAGGACCTTTTTTTCAACACGCCTGCCCGCCTCAAGTATATGAAGAGCCAGCAAGCAGAGTTGTCTCATATCATTGATATTGTCAACCGTCTGGGTTTGGCCCATCCTGAGATTTCTTTTAGTTTGATTAGTGATGGTAAGGAAATGACACGAACAGCGGGAACAGGTCAATTGCGCCAAGCTATCGCAGGGATTTACGGTTTGGTGAGTGCCAAGAAGATGATTGAAATTGAGAATTCTGACCTTGATTTCGAAATTTCTGGCTTTGTATCCTTGCCTGAGTTAACTAGAGCCAATCGTAATTATATCAGTCTCTTCATCAATGGCCGTTATATCAAGAACTTCCTACTCAATCGTGCTATTTTGGATGGTTACGGAAGCAAGCTCATGGTAGGCCGTTTTCCGCTGGCTGTCATTCACATCCATATCGATCCTTATCTAGCGGATGTCAATGTGCATCCAACCAAGCAAGAGGTGCGGATTTCCAAGGAAAAAGAACTGATGACCCTGGTTTCAGAAGCAATTGCAAATAGTCTCAAGGAACAAACCTTGATTCCAGATGCCTTGGAAAATCTTGCCAAATCGACTGTGCGCAATCGTGAGAAGGTGGAGCAGACCATTCTCCCGCTTAAAGAAAATACCCTCTACTATGAGAAAAGTGAGCCGACAAGACCTAGTCAAGCTGAGGTGGCTGATTATCAGGTTGAATTAACTGATGAAGGACAGGATTTAACCCTGTTTGCCAAAGAAACCTTGGACCAATTGACTAAGCCAGCAAAATTGCATTTTGCAGAGAGAAAACCTGCTAACTATGACCAATTAGACCATCCAGAGTTAGATCTAGCTAGCCTCGATAAGGCTTATGATAAGCTAGAGCGAGAAGAATCTTCAAGTTTCCCAGAGTTGGAATTTTTCGGGCAAATGCACGGGACTTATCTCTTTGCCCAAGGACGAGATGGGCTCTACATCATAGACCAACATGCAGCTCAGGAACGGGTCAAGTATGAGGAATATCGTGAAAGCATTGGCAATGTTGACCAGAGCCAGCAGCAACTCCTAGTGCCCTATATCTTTGAATTTCCAGCGGATGATGCCCTTCGTCTCAAGGAAAGAATGCCTCTTTTAGAGGAAGTTGGGGTCTTTCTAGCAGAGTACGGGGAAAATCAATTCATCCTACGTGAACATCCTATTTGGATGGCAGAGGAGGAAATCGAGTCAGGCATCTATGAAATGTGCGACATGCTCCTCTTGACCAAGGAGGTTTCTATCAAGAAATACCGTGCAGAGTTGGCTATTATGATGTCCTGCAAACGGTCTATCAAGGCCAACCATCGTATTGACGATCATTCGGCTAGACAGCTTCTTTATCAACTTTCTAAATGTGACAATCCCTATAACTGTCCTCACGGACGTCCTGTTTTGGTGCATTTTACCAAGTCAGATATGGAAAAGATGTTCCGACGCATTCAGGAAAATCATACCAGTCTTCGTGAGTTGGGGAAATATTAA
- a CDS encoding LytTR family DNA-binding domain-containing protein: MKVELQISESYEEEKLIVQAPQETEKVQKVIEFAENLDQKEKIKGKIEDQVYLVEIGKIQRFYIENRKVLAETASQTYSVDLRLYQVLELLPSNFIQISQSEIINIDSISHLKLTPNGLVEIFLKNESFTYSSRRYLKTIKEKLEL, encoded by the coding sequence ATGAAAGTAGAACTACAGATTAGCGAGTCTTACGAGGAGGAAAAACTGATTGTCCAAGCACCTCAAGAGACCGAAAAAGTCCAAAAAGTCATCGAGTTCGCAGAAAATCTGGATCAAAAAGAAAAAATCAAAGGGAAAATCGAAGATCAGGTCTATCTAGTTGAAATTGGCAAGATTCAGCGCTTCTATATAGAAAATCGAAAGGTTCTAGCAGAAACTGCATCTCAGACATACAGCGTTGATTTACGGCTCTATCAGGTTCTTGAACTCTTGCCAAGCAATTTTATCCAAATTTCCCAGTCAGAAATCATCAATATCGACTCCATCTCTCACCTCAAGCTCACCCCCAACGGTCTAGTTGAAATTTTCTTGAAGAATGAAAGCTTCACCTACTCTTCACGCCGTTACCTAAAAACCATCAAGGAGAAATTAGAACTATGA
- a CDS encoding DNA-3-methyladenine glycosylase I — translation MTKRCSWVKMTNPLYIAYHDEEWGQPLHDDQALFELLCMETYQAGLSWETVLNKRQAFREAFHGYQIQAVVDMTDTELEALLENSAIIRNRAKIFATRANAKAFLRLQEEYGSFDAYLWSFVEGKTIVNDVPDYRQAPAKTTLSEKLAKDLKKRGFKFTGPVAVLSFLQAAGLVDDHENDCEWKSGH, via the coding sequence ATGACAAAACGTTGTTCGTGGGTCAAGATGACCAATCCTCTCTATATCGCCTATCATGATGAGGAGTGGGGCCAGCCCCTCCATGATGACCAAGCATTGTTTGAGTTATTGTGCATGGAAACCTATCAGGCAGGCCTGTCTTGGGAAACGGTGCTCAACAAACGCCAAGCTTTCCGAGAAGCATTTCATGGCTATCAAATTCAAGCGGTGGTAGACATGACCGACACCGAGTTGGAGGCCTTGCTGGAGAATTCAGCCATCATTCGGAATAGAGCCAAGATTTTTGCTACACGCGCTAACGCCAAAGCATTTTTACGACTACAGGAAGAATATGGCTCTTTTGATGCCTATCTTTGGTCTTTTGTTGAGGGGAAAACTATCGTGAACGATGTTCCCGATTACCGCCAAGCCCCTGCTAAAACAACTTTGTCTGAAAAATTAGCCAAAGACCTCAAAAAACGAGGTTTCAAGTTCACAGGCCCAGTCGCTGTCTTGTCTTTTCTACAAGCAGCAGGGCTAGTTGATGACCATGAGAATGATTGTGAGTGGAAAAGCGGTCACTAG
- the mutS gene encoding DNA mismatch repair protein MutS, whose product MATEKLSPGMQQYVDIKKQYPDAFLLFRMGDFYELFYEDAVNAAQILEISLTSRNKNADNPIPMAGVPYHSAQQYIDVLIEQGYKVAIAEQMEDPKQAVGVVKREVVQVITPGTVVDSSKPDSQNNFLVAIDREGNQFGLAYMDLVTGDFYVTGLLDFTLVCGEIRNLKAREVVLGYDLSEEEEQILSRQMNLVLSYEKEGFEDLHLLDSRLATVEQAASSKLLQYVHRTQMRELNHLKPVIRYEIKDYLQMDYATKASLDLVENARSGKKQGSLFWLLDETKTAMGMRLLRSWIHRPLIDKERIVQRQEVVQVFLDHFFERSDLTDSLKGVYDIERLASRVSFGKTNPKDLLQLATTLSSVPRIRAILEGMEQPALAYLIEQLDGIPELESLISAAIAPEAPHVITEGGIIRTGFDETLDKYRRVLREGTGWIAEIEAKERENSGISTLKIDYNKKDGYYFHVTNSQLGNVPAHFFRKATLKNSERFGTEELARIEGDMLEAREKSANLEYEIFMRIREEVSKYIQRLQALAQGIATVDVLQSLAVVAETQHLIRPEFGDDSQIDIQKGRHAVVEKVMGAQTYIPNTIQMAEDSSIQLITGPNMSGKSTYMRQLAMTAVMAQLGSYVPAESAHLPIFDAIFTRIGAADDLVSGQSTFMVEMMEANNAISHATKNSLILFDELGRGTATYDGMAIAQSIIEYIHEHIGAKTLFATHYHELTSLESSLEHLVNVHVATLEQDGQVTFLHKIEPGPADKSYGIHVAKIAGLPADLLTRADKILTQLESQGTESPAPMRQTSAVTEQISLFDTAEEHPVLAELSKLDVYNMTPMQAMNVLVELKQKL is encoded by the coding sequence ATGGCGACAGAAAAGCTATCACCCGGCATGCAACAGTATGTGGATATTAAAAAGCAATATCCAGATGCTTTTTTGCTCTTTCGGATGGGTGATTTTTATGAATTGTTTTATGAGGATGCGGTCAATGCTGCGCAGATTCTGGAAATTTCCTTAACGAGTCGCAACAAGAATGCGGATAACCCGATTCCTATGGCGGGGGTTCCTTATCATTCTGCCCAACAGTACATCGATGTCTTGATTGAGCAGGGCTATAAGGTAGCCATTGCTGAACAGATGGAAGATCCTAAACAAGCAGTTGGGGTTGTAAAACGAGAGGTTGTTCAGGTTATTACGCCAGGGACAGTAGTCGATAGCAGTAAGCCGGATAGTCAGAATAATTTTTTGGTTGCCATAGACCGCGAAGGCAATCAATTCGGCCTAGCTTATATGGACCTGGTGACGGGTGACTTTTATGTGACAGGTCTTTTGGATTTTACGCTTGTTTGTGGGGAAATCCGCAATCTCAAGGCTCGAGAAGTGGTGCTGGGTTATGACTTGTCTGAGGAAGAGGAACAAATTCTCAGTCGTCAGATGAATCTGGTGCTTTCCTATGAAAAAGAAGGCTTTGAGGACCTTCATTTACTGGATTCACGATTGGCAACTGTGGAGCAAGCGGCCTCTAGTAAGCTCCTCCAGTATGTCCATCGAACCCAGATGAGGGAATTGAACCACCTCAAGCCTGTTATCCGCTATGAAATCAAAGATTACTTGCAGATGGATTATGCGACCAAGGCTAGTCTGGATCTGGTTGAGAATGCTCGGTCAGGCAAGAAGCAAGGCAGTCTTTTCTGGCTTTTGGATGAAACCAAAACAGCTATGGGTATGCGGCTCTTGCGTTCTTGGATTCATCGTCCTTTGATTGATAAGGAACGAATCGTCCAACGCCAAGAAGTGGTGCAGGTCTTTCTCGACCATTTCTTTGAGCGTAGTGATTTGACAGACAGTCTCAAGGGAGTTTATGATATCGAACGCTTGGCTAGTCGGGTTTCTTTTGGCAAAACCAATCCCAAGGATCTCTTGCAGTTGGCGACCACCTTGTCCAGTGTGCCACGGATTCGTGCGATTTTAGAAGGGATGGAGCAACCTGCTCTGGCTTATCTTATCGAACAATTAGATGGAATCCCTGAGTTGGAGAGTTTGATTAGCGCAGCGATTGCTCCTGAAGCTCCTCATGTGATTACGGAAGGTGGCATTATCCGCACTGGATTTGATGAAACCTTAGACAAGTACCGTCGTGTGCTCAGAGAAGGGACTGGTTGGATTGCTGAGATTGAGGCTAAGGAACGCGAAAACTCTGGTATCAGCACGCTTAAGATTGACTACAATAAAAAGGATGGCTACTATTTCCATGTAACCAATTCACAACTGGGAAATGTGCCAGCTCACTTTTTCCGCAAGGCAACGCTGAAAAACTCGGAACGTTTTGGAACTGAGGAATTAGCGCGTATCGAGGGAGATATGCTGGAGGCGCGTGAGAAGTCAGCCAACCTAGAGTATGAAATCTTTATGCGTATCCGTGAGGAAGTCAGCAAGTACATTCAGCGTTTGCAGGCTCTAGCTCAAGGGATTGCGACAGTTGATGTCTTACAAAGCTTGGCAGTTGTAGCTGAAACCCAGCATTTGATTCGACCAGAGTTCGGAGACGATTCGCAGATCGATATCCAGAAAGGGCGCCATGCTGTCGTTGAAAAGGTTATGGGGGCTCAGACCTATATTCCAAATACGATTCAGATGGCAGAAGATAGCAGTATTCAACTGATTACAGGGCCAAACATGAGTGGGAAGTCAACCTACATGCGTCAGTTAGCCATGACGGCGGTGATGGCCCAGCTGGGTTCTTATGTGCCAGCAGAAAGCGCCCATTTGCCGATTTTTGATGCGATTTTTACCCGTATCGGAGCAGCCGATGATTTGGTTTCAGGTCAGTCAACCTTTATGGTGGAGATGATGGAGGCCAACAATGCCATTTCGCATGCGACTAAGAATTCTTTGATTCTCTTTGATGAGTTAGGTCGGGGAACTGCTACTTATGACGGGATGGCTATTGCACAGTCCATTATTGAATACATCCATGAGCATATCGGAGCCAAGACTCTCTTTGCGACCCACTACCATGAGTTGACCAGTCTAGAGTCTAGCTTGGAACACTTGGTCAATGTCCACGTGGCAACCTTGGAGCAGGATGGGCAGGTTACCTTCCTTCACAAGATTGAACCAGGTCCAGCTGATAAGTCCTATGGTATCCATGTTGCCAAGATTGCTGGTTTGCCAGCAGACCTTTTAACAAGGGCGGATAAGATTTTGACCCAACTGGAGAGTCAGGGGACAGAAAGTCCTGCTCCAATGAGGCAAACAAGTGCTGTCACTGAACAGATTTCACTCTTTGATACGGCAGAAGAGCATCCTGTCCTAGCAGAATTGTCTAAACTGGATGTTTACAATATGACACCTATGCAGGCTATGAATGTCTTGGTTGAGTTAAAACAAAAACTATAA
- the argR gene encoding arginine repressor: MRKRDRHQLIKKMITEEKLSTQKEIQDRLEAHNVFVTQTTLSRDLREIGLTKVKKNDMVYYVLANETEKIDLVEFLSHHLEGVARAEFTLVLHTKLGEASVLANIVDANKDEWILGTVAGANTLLVICRDQHVAKLMEDRLLDLMKDK, from the coding sequence ATGAGAAAAAGAGATCGTCATCAGTTAATAAAAAAAATGATTACTGAGGAGAAATTAAGTACACAAAAAGAAATTCAAGATCGGTTGGAGGCGCACAATGTTTTTGTAACGCAGACAACCCTGTCTCGTGATTTGCGCGAAATCGGCTTGACCAAGGTCAAGAAAAATGATATGGTGTATTATGTACTAGCAAATGAGACAGAAAAGATTGATTTGGTTGAGTTTTTGTCTCATCATTTAGAAGGTGTTGCAAGAGCAGAGTTTACCTTGGTGCTTCATACCAAATTGGGAGAAGCCTCTGTTTTGGCAAATATTGTAGATGCAAACAAGGATGAATGGATTTTAGGAACAGTTGCTGGTGCCAATACCTTATTGGTCATTTGTCGAGATCAGCACGTTGCCAAACTCATGGAAGATCGTTTGCTAGATTTGATGAAAGATAAGTAA
- the ruvA gene encoding Holliday junction branch migration protein RuvA: MYEYLKGIITKITAKYIVLEVNGIGYILHVANPYAYSGQVNQEAQIYVHQVVREDAQLLYGFRSEDEKKLFLSLISVSGIGPVSALAIIAADDNAGLVQAIETKNITYLTKFPKIGKKTAQQMVLDLEGKVVVAGDDLPAKVAVQASAENQELEEAMEAMLALGYKATELKKIKKFFEGTTDTAENYIKSALKMLVK; the protein is encoded by the coding sequence ATGTACGAATATTTAAAAGGAATCATTACTAAAATCACTGCTAAATACATTGTTCTTGAAGTCAACGGTATCGGTTATATCCTGCATGTGGCCAATCCCTATGCCTACTCAGGACAAGTCAACCAAGAAGCTCAGATTTATGTGCATCAGGTCGTGCGTGAGGATGCTCAGCTGCTTTATGGATTTCGCTCAGAAGATGAGAAGAAGCTCTTTCTCAGTCTGATTTCGGTCTCTGGGATTGGTCCGGTGTCAGCTCTTGCTATTATCGCTGCCGATGACAATGCTGGTTTGGTTCAAGCCATCGAAACCAAGAACATCACCTACTTGACCAAGTTCCCTAAAATTGGCAAGAAAACAGCCCAGCAGATGGTGCTGGACTTGGAAGGCAAGGTAGTAGTTGCTGGAGATGACCTTCCTGCTAAGGTGGCAGTGCAAGCTAGCGCTGAAAACCAAGAATTGGAAGAAGCTATGGAAGCCATGTTGGCACTGGGCTACAAGGCAACTGAGCTTAAGAAAATCAAGAAATTCTTTGAAGGAACGACAGATACAGCTGAGAACTATATCAAGTCAGCCCTTAAAATGTTAGTCAAATAG
- a CDS encoding DUF3021 domain-containing protein: MKKQIFHDAAAGVLIGLILSIIFSLIYAPSTYAPLSPESLVGQVMLQHQVHGALVLLYCTLIWAAIGILFNFGKRLFSRDWSMLRATLTHFFLMLAGFVPLATLAGWFPFHWIFYLQLIIEFAIVYLIIWTISYKREARKVDHINQLLEHRK; the protein is encoded by the coding sequence ATGAAAAAACAAATCTTTCACGACGCAGCTGCTGGTGTCCTCATCGGCCTCATCCTCTCTATCATCTTTTCACTCATTTATGCACCGAGTACTTATGCCCCACTTAGCCCTGAATCTCTAGTCGGACAAGTCATGCTTCAACATCAGGTTCACGGTGCCTTGGTCTTGCTCTACTGTACACTGATCTGGGCAGCCATTGGTATTCTATTCAACTTTGGCAAGCGATTATTCAGCCGTGACTGGAGCATGCTCCGTGCCACTCTGACTCATTTCTTCCTTATGCTGGCTGGCTTTGTCCCACTAGCAACTCTGGCTGGTTGGTTTCCCTTCCACTGGATCTTCTATCTCCAGCTCATTATCGAGTTTGCGATTGTCTATCTCATCATTTGGACCATTTCCTATAAAAGAGAAGCTAGAAAAGTAGACCACATCAATCAACTCTTGGAGCATAGAAAGTAA